A genomic region of Ignavibacteria bacterium contains the following coding sequences:
- the rnr gene encoding ribonuclease R: protein MKKQIQEILKASPTKGYKSKEISKRLNIKTDKDYAELKQILAELYRQGKLIKRGKRYLLARDANQIVGTLQMTKNGYGFVSPEPKDGEDIFISERNLGTALNGDKVLVEIFARYRGKNQEGEIIKVIERATDEFVGKIEQYRGFFFFIPDDNLIHRDFFIPEESLNGAKPGDKVVIKLIDWQTPKLNPVGEVIEILGRHLDHSAEMLSIAKSFKLRTKFPDEVIAEADQFTEETIKKEIPNRLDIRDKIVFTIDPADAKDFDDALSIEPIDKNTFLVGVHIADVGFFVKENSALDLEARKRGTSVYLVNYVVPMLPEALSNKWCSLVPGEDRLCFSVFIEMNKKAEVLNYKLAKTVINNKRRFTYEEVEEILKSGKGDYAEQLLQLNQLAKILFKKRIQSGGIDFNTDEVRFILDPSGLPLEIKKKERLESHKLIEDFMLLANKIIAKEGKKFEDTKKVPFVYRVHDVPDEEKIKQLANFVNSLGYKLNIAGGVKSKALQKLLEQVKGKPEEILVNEVMIRAMAKAEYSEKNIGHYGLAFDYYTHFTSPIRRYPDLVVHRLLVEYQNEVSGQRANYLKNIIPQICRSSSVAERIAMDAEREAIKYKQVQYMKSHIGEEFDGIISGVQAYGIFVELIENLAEGLVRIKNMPSDLYFYDENKYALIGKLNKQTYRLGDLVRVKVIGVNEDRNEIDFELVE, encoded by the coding sequence ATTAAAAAACAAATCCAGGAAATTCTTAAGGCAAGTCCAACAAAAGGTTACAAGTCAAAAGAGATTTCGAAAAGACTAAATATCAAAACAGATAAAGATTATGCAGAATTAAAACAGATACTTGCAGAACTTTATCGACAGGGGAAATTAATTAAAAGAGGTAAAAGATATCTATTAGCAAGGGATGCAAACCAGATCGTTGGAACTTTGCAGATGACAAAAAACGGATATGGTTTTGTGAGCCCAGAGCCTAAGGATGGCGAAGATATTTTTATTTCAGAAAGAAATCTCGGTACTGCTTTAAATGGTGATAAAGTACTTGTTGAAATCTTTGCTCGTTATCGCGGTAAAAATCAGGAAGGCGAAATCATAAAAGTTATTGAAAGAGCAACAGATGAATTTGTCGGAAAGATTGAACAATATCGTGGATTCTTTTTCTTCATTCCTGATGACAATTTAATACACCGAGATTTTTTCATTCCTGAAGAATCCTTGAATGGAGCCAAACCAGGTGATAAAGTTGTTATTAAATTAATCGATTGGCAGACACCCAAATTGAATCCTGTTGGTGAAGTGATTGAGATACTTGGAAGGCATCTTGACCATTCAGCCGAAATGCTTTCAATTGCAAAGAGTTTTAAACTTCGAACCAAATTCCCAGATGAGGTAATTGCAGAAGCAGACCAATTCACCGAAGAGACGATCAAAAAAGAAATTCCAAATCGATTGGATATCAGAGATAAAATTGTTTTCACAATTGATCCTGCTGATGCAAAAGACTTTGACGATGCTCTTTCAATTGAACCAATTGATAAAAATACTTTTCTGGTTGGCGTTCATATTGCTGATGTTGGATTTTTTGTTAAAGAAAATTCAGCACTTGATCTAGAAGCAAGAAAGAGAGGAACAAGCGTTTATCTTGTAAATTATGTTGTTCCAATGCTGCCTGAAGCTCTGTCAAACAAATGGTGTAGTCTTGTTCCCGGTGAAGATAGGTTGTGTTTTTCTGTTTTCATTGAAATGAACAAAAAAGCAGAGGTTTTAAATTACAAGCTTGCAAAGACAGTTATTAACAACAAACGAAGATTTACTTACGAAGAAGTTGAAGAAATCCTGAAATCAGGCAAGGGAGATTATGCTGAACAACTTTTGCAGCTAAATCAGCTTGCAAAAATCTTATTTAAGAAAAGAATCCAAAGTGGTGGAATAGACTTCAATACTGATGAAGTAAGATTTATTCTTGATCCAAGCGGACTTCCTCTCGAAATAAAGAAAAAAGAAAGATTAGAAAGTCATAAATTGATTGAAGATTTTATGCTGCTTGCCAATAAAATAATTGCGAAAGAAGGGAAAAAATTTGAAGACACAAAGAAAGTCCCATTTGTTTATCGTGTCCATGATGTTCCTGATGAAGAGAAAATAAAGCAACTTGCAAATTTCGTTAATTCACTCGGTTATAAATTAAACATAGCTGGTGGAGTAAAATCAAAAGCACTGCAAAAATTACTTGAACAGGTTAAAGGAAAACCAGAAGAAATTCTTGTTAATGAAGTCATGATTAGAGCGATGGCTAAAGCAGAATATTCCGAAAAAAACATTGGACATTATGGGCTTGCATTTGATTATTACACACATTTTACATCACCAATTCGTCGTTATCCTGATCTTGTAGTTCATCGTTTGCTTGTCGAATATCAAAACGAAGTTTCGGGTCAAAGAGCAAACTACTTAAAGAATATTATTCCCCAAATTTGCCGCTCCAGCTCTGTTGCCGAAAGAATTGCAATGGATGCAGAAAGAGAGGCAATTAAATATAAACAGGTTCAATATATGAAGAGCCACATTGGAGAAGAATTTGATGGAATAATTTCCGGTGTTCAAGCTTATGGAATTTTTGTTGAGTTAATTGAAAATCTTGCTGAAGGACTTGTTCGCATTAAAAATATGCCGAGTGATTTATATTTTTATGATGAAAATAAATATGCATTAATTGGTAAATTAAATAAACAAACTTATCGACTGGGTGATCTTGTGCGAGTTAAAGTAATTGGTGTAAATGAAGATAGGAACGAAATCGATTTTGAGCTTGTTGAATAA
- the rfaE2 gene encoding D-glycero-beta-D-manno-heptose 1-phosphate adenylyltransferase translates to MKTLLSLEEFLEIRKKLKAEGKKLVFTNGCFDIIHRGHIDYLNRAKALGDYLVVALNSDESVRRLKGEGRPINKLEDRAFVIANLKAVDFVVSFDEDTPFEIISAIIPDVLVKGGDWSIENIVGRDIVEANGGKVYSLPYVENYSTTNIINKMKNSGSQD, encoded by the coding sequence ATGAAGACTTTGTTAAGCCTTGAAGAATTTCTTGAAATTAGAAAAAAATTGAAAGCTGAAGGTAAAAAATTAGTCTTTACAAACGGCTGCTTTGATATAATTCATCGTGGTCACATTGATTACTTGAACAGAGCAAAAGCCTTAGGAGATTATTTAGTTGTAGCTTTGAATTCAGATGAATCAGTAAGAAGACTTAAAGGAGAAGGCAGGCCAATTAATAAACTTGAAGATCGAGCTTTTGTCATTGCCAATCTAAAAGCAGTTGATTTTGTTGTAAGTTTTGATGAAGACACTCCTTTTGAAATTATTTCTGCAATTATTCCGGATGTACTTGTCAAAGGTGGAGATTGGTCTATCGAGAACATTGTAGGCAGAGATATTGTTGAAGCAAATGGTGGAAAAGTTTATTCTCTTCCCTATGTCGAAAACTATTCGACAACTAACATTATTAATAAAATGAAGAATAGCGGAAGTCAGGATTGA
- the rfaE1 gene encoding D-glycero-beta-D-manno-heptose-7-phosphate kinase — translation MVIFKKQRLDEIFENFNNKKIFVIGDLMLDVYIWGKVGRISPEAPVPIVEVEEESYRFGGAANVGMNIKSLGGIPTLIGVIGYDREGTVIDALMEENDLDKDGIFYDEERPTTVKTRIIAHSQHVVRIDKEDKRNISPEMENRIIEFLQSRKNEIDGIILEDYNKGVLTKNLIKRVIEFANKNKILVTVDPKFDNFFEYQNVTVFKPNKKETENALGIRLDTEEKVIEAGRQLKEKLNPDFLLLTRGEKGMTLFSKNGDIHTIPTRARKVADVSGAGDTVIATITMALAAGAQIEEAATIANLAAGLVCEEVGVVPVNRELLYKTLLDDGENK, via the coding sequence TTGGTAATTTTTAAGAAACAAAGGCTTGATGAAATCTTTGAAAATTTTAACAATAAAAAAATTTTTGTAATTGGTGATTTGATGCTCGATGTTTACATCTGGGGGAAAGTTGGGAGAATATCTCCAGAAGCGCCTGTTCCAATTGTTGAAGTTGAAGAAGAATCTTACCGCTTTGGTGGTGCGGCTAATGTTGGAATGAACATTAAGTCTCTAGGAGGAATTCCTACTCTTATTGGTGTAATTGGATATGATCGAGAAGGGACTGTAATTGATGCCTTAATGGAAGAAAATGATCTTGATAAGGATGGAATATTTTATGATGAAGAAAGACCGACAACGGTTAAAACAAGAATAATTGCTCACAGTCAGCATGTTGTAAGAATTGATAAGGAAGATAAACGAAATATTTCTCCTGAAATGGAAAACCGAATTATCGAATTTCTTCAAAGTCGGAAAAATGAGATTGATGGAATTATACTTGAAGATTACAACAAGGGAGTTCTAACTAAGAATTTAATCAAACGAGTAATTGAATTTGCAAATAAAAACAAAATCTTAGTTACCGTTGATCCAAAATTCGATAACTTCTTTGAATATCAGAATGTGACTGTTTTCAAGCCAAACAAAAAAGAAACAGAAAATGCACTTGGAATTAGATTGGACACCGAAGAAAAAGTTATCGAAGCAGGACGACAACTTAAAGAAAAATTAAATCCTGATTTTCTTCTTCTTACTCGAGGAGAAAAAGGAATGACTTTATTTTCTAAAAATGGTGATATTCACACAATCCCAACTCGTGCAAGAAAAGTTGCTGATGTTTCTGGTGCAGGAGATACTGTAATTGCAACAATAACAATGGCACTTGCAGCAGGCGCTCAAATCGAAGAGGCTGCAACAATTGCAAATTTGGCAGCTGGACTCGTTTGTGAAGAAGTTGGCGTTGTACCCGTTAATCGTGAATTGTTGTATAAAACTTTGCTTGATGATGGAGAAAATAAATGA
- a CDS encoding M14 family metallopeptidase, whose protein sequence is MKFVLFILLILFKNLLSQQSDYWQTHFEKSNYLETPRYIETMEYFRKFEKHSPFVKMFSIGKSAEGRDIYVLIVSKDRAFKPELARKTNKPIILIQNGIHSGEIDGKDASMILLREILITKEKESYIDNAILIVMPIFNVDGHERFSPYNRINQNGPKEMGWRTNAQNLNLNRDYMKADSPEMKAWLKFFNQWLPHIFIDCHVTDGADYQYEITYSCERYGNVHPELGNWIKNEFIPFIENEVQRNGYLIAPYVWFRGDEIKNGIVDGVTSPRLSTGYVAIQNRVALLIETHMLKDYKTRVFATLTMLDAVIRKANQTGKKLVDLINQTEKKTIDELANQKKYLPIKFQSSNEFVPFIFKGIKYKKVPSIISGKEKIVYTGEKFEIEIPLYNKPVVVDSVKAPEFYLIPRAYSHIIEILTLHGVKYEVLKSSKKFVVEKYRFDENTTWQKRPYEGRVMITTRYEIFIDTINAEKGDYLIPVNQRTIKVIMHLLEPKSGDSFVSWGFFNSIFERKEYYEDYVMEKLAEEMYNSNETLRKEFEDKLKSDSTFANSPELRLEFFYRRSPYFDKQWLIYPVSRVIKVL, encoded by the coding sequence ATGAAATTCGTCTTATTTATCTTGCTCATTCTTTTTAAAAACTTACTTTCTCAACAAAGTGATTACTGGCAAACGCATTTTGAAAAATCAAATTATCTTGAGACACCACGATACATAGAGACTATGGAATATTTTAGAAAATTCGAAAAACATTCGCCATTTGTGAAAATGTTCTCGATTGGTAAATCTGCTGAAGGAAGAGATATATATGTTTTAATTGTTTCGAAAGACAGAGCTTTTAAGCCTGAACTTGCAAGAAAAACAAACAAACCAATTATACTTATTCAAAATGGTATTCATTCGGGTGAAATAGATGGTAAAGATGCATCGATGATTTTGTTGAGAGAGATTTTAATCACAAAAGAAAAAGAAAGTTATATTGATAACGCCATATTGATTGTGATGCCGATTTTTAATGTTGATGGACATGAAAGGTTTAGTCCTTATAATCGAATTAATCAAAATGGACCGAAGGAAATGGGCTGGAGAACAAACGCTCAAAATTTGAATCTTAATCGTGATTATATGAAAGCTGATTCACCTGAAATGAAAGCCTGGCTGAAATTCTTCAATCAATGGTTACCACATATTTTTATCGATTGCCATGTGACCGATGGAGCGGATTACCAATATGAAATTACTTATTCCTGCGAACGATATGGGAATGTTCATCCTGAGCTTGGCAACTGGATTAAGAATGAGTTTATCCCATTCATTGAAAATGAAGTTCAAAGAAATGGTTATCTAATTGCTCCTTATGTATGGTTCAGAGGCGATGAAATTAAAAATGGAATTGTTGATGGAGTAACTTCGCCAAGACTTTCAACTGGTTATGTTGCAATTCAGAATCGAGTTGCGCTTTTAATTGAAACCCATATGCTCAAAGATTACAAAACAAGAGTTTTTGCAACATTGACGATGCTCGATGCTGTAATTCGTAAAGCAAATCAAACAGGGAAAAAACTCGTTGATTTAATTAATCAAACTGAAAAGAAAACAATTGATGAGCTGGCAAATCAGAAAAAATATTTACCAATAAAATTTCAATCATCAAACGAATTTGTTCCTTTCATTTTCAAAGGAATTAAATACAAGAAAGTGCCGAGCATAATTTCAGGGAAAGAGAAAATAGTCTATACTGGTGAGAAATTTGAAATTGAAATACCGCTTTACAATAAACCAGTTGTAGTTGATTCTGTTAAGGCTCCTGAGTTTTATCTGATTCCGAGAGCGTATTCTCATATAATTGAAATTTTGACTTTGCACGGTGTAAAATATGAGGTTCTAAAATCTTCAAAAAAGTTTGTCGTAGAAAAATACCGCTTCGATGAAAATACTACCTGGCAAAAGCGGCCATATGAAGGCAGAGTAATGATAACAACCAGATATGAGATTTTTATTGATACAATAAATGCTGAAAAAGGTGACTATTTAATTCCCGTCAATCAGAGAACAATTAAAGTCATTATGCATTTGCTTGAACCAAAATCTGGTGATTCTTTTGTTTCGTGGGGATTTTTCAATTCTATTTTTGAGAGAAAAGAATATTATGAAGATTATGTTATGGAAAAATTAGCTGAAGAAATGTATAACTCAAATGAAACTTTGCGAAAAGAATTTGAAGACAAATTGAAATCTGATTCTACCTTTGCCAATAGTCCTGAACTAAGATTAGAGTTTTTCTACCGTCGCTCACCGTATTTCGATAAGCAATGGTTAATTTATCCGGTTTCGAGAGTAATTAAAGTTTTGTAA
- the rlmB gene encoding 23S rRNA (guanosine(2251)-2'-O)-methyltransferase RlmB: MPLIVGRQPVLEALKSKNFVEKVYILFGARGNHISQIKFLAKKRKAKVVILSKQKFRELTPSTATQGVAALVGEREYNDIDDILKVAEERNEKPFILLLENIQDPRNLGALIRTAECMGVHGIILPKDRSASINQDTVKASAGAIEHMPIAKITNVSQTIDELKSKGLWIVGTSSKADKVLTEFDFNIPLVLVFGQEGQGMRRLTEEKCDFLVKIPLFGKVESLNVSVACGMFLYEIRRQKSMVNKSELKEVKAEE; this comes from the coding sequence ATGCCATTAATAGTAGGTCGTCAGCCAGTTTTAGAAGCGTTGAAATCAAAAAATTTTGTTGAGAAAGTTTATATCCTTTTTGGTGCAAGAGGAAATCATATTAGTCAGATTAAATTTCTTGCAAAAAAGAGAAAAGCCAAAGTCGTAATTCTTAGTAAACAAAAATTTCGAGAATTAACTCCAAGCACAGCAACACAAGGTGTAGCTGCACTCGTCGGCGAAAGAGAATACAACGATATTGACGATATTTTGAAAGTTGCTGAAGAAAGAAACGAAAAACCATTCATACTTCTTCTGGAAAACATTCAGGATCCAAGAAATCTTGGTGCATTGATTCGTACAGCTGAGTGCATGGGTGTTCATGGAATAATCCTGCCAAAAGATAGAAGCGCAAGTATCAATCAAGATACAGTAAAAGCATCAGCTGGTGCAATTGAACATATGCCAATTGCAAAGATTACAAATGTCTCGCAGACAATTGATGAATTGAAGTCAAAAGGATTGTGGATAGTTGGAACCTCATCAAAAGCTGATAAAGTATTGACTGAGTTTGATTTCAATATTCCGCTGGTTTTAGTATTTGGTCAGGAAGGGCAAGGAATGAGAAGATTAACTGAAGAAAAATGTGATTTCCTTGTTAAGATACCATTGTTTGGAAAAGTTGAATCTCTGAATGTCTCTGTTGCCTGTGGTATGTTTCTCTATGAAATCAGAAGACAAAAAAGTATGGTTAATAAATCTGAATTAAAAGAAGTAAAAGCGGAAGAATAG
- the lgt gene encoding prolipoprotein diacylglyceryl transferase produces MCPELFKIGPLTVYSYGLMLGIAFLVASYILTIEFKRKGIHPDLASEVTLFALIFGIIGAKLFHLFDEWDAFLQNPIGEAFSPGGLVWYGGFLVALIVVYINSRRRNLPFLVLGDAAAPALALGYGIGRIGCHLSGDGDYGIPTNLPWGVDYSKGTYPPSYAFRGTEIAKNYPNGIVPDNTPLHPTPIYEFLLGVIIFLILWNMRKKTDVNGKIFMWFLILHGSARFLVEFIRINPRILFGLSEAQLISIILVAAGIVGIFYLKKNPGLVQFDPKQIKYEPKKRK; encoded by the coding sequence ATGTGCCCAGAACTCTTTAAGATAGGTCCTTTAACGGTTTATAGTTACGGTTTAATGTTAGGAATTGCGTTTTTAGTTGCGAGTTATATTCTGACAATTGAATTCAAAAGGAAAGGTATTCATCCCGACCTTGCTTCTGAAGTAACTTTATTCGCATTGATTTTTGGTATCATTGGAGCAAAACTTTTTCATTTGTTTGATGAGTGGGATGCATTTTTACAGAATCCAATTGGTGAGGCTTTTTCACCTGGAGGGCTTGTTTGGTACGGCGGATTTTTAGTCGCGTTAATTGTAGTTTATATTAATTCGAGAAGACGAAATCTTCCTTTCCTTGTTCTTGGTGATGCTGCCGCTCCTGCTCTTGCTCTCGGCTATGGTATTGGCAGAATTGGCTGCCATCTCTCAGGTGATGGAGATTATGGAATCCCAACTAACCTTCCATGGGGTGTGGATTACTCAAAAGGAACTTATCCTCCAAGTTATGCTTTCAGAGGAACAGAGATTGCAAAAAATTATCCAAATGGAATTGTGCCTGATAATACTCCCTTGCATCCTACGCCAATTTATGAGTTTTTACTTGGTGTGATAATTTTCTTGATTTTATGGAATATGAGAAAGAAAACAGATGTGAATGGTAAAATTTTTATGTGGTTCTTAATTTTGCATGGAAGCGCAAGATTTTTAGTGGAATTTATTAGAATTAATCCAAGAATTCTTTTTGGTCTTTCTGAAGCTCAATTAATATCTATCATTCTTGTTGCTGCGGGAATTGTTGGAATTTTTTATCTGAAGAAAAATCCTGGTCTGGTTCAATTTGATCCCAAACAAATCAAATATGAACCAAAGAAGAGAAAATAA
- a CDS encoding histidine--tRNA ligase, translating into MFKSIRGTKDIFLPEIFRWQRLERVTHQLMKNYNFTEIRTPIFEETGLFARSIGSETDIVGKEMYTFKDKSNVSLTLKPEMTAAVVRAFVQHNLGELRPVNKFYYISPMFRQERPQSGRLRQFHQIGAEIFGVKNYTADGELIVLAIDLLSKLNVQNLELQLNSVGCQNCRPNFIKKLVEYFEPLKDKLSEDSQIRLKKNPLRILDSKDERDIELKKSAPSILDNLCDECKSHYEGLKEFLIQNQIKFVENPYLVRGLDYYTKTAFEITSSDLGAQNAICGGGRYDLLVEQLGGKPTPGVGWACGIERILLASEKYEQPIKYELDAFVVIQKPEFKVKAFQILSELRKNDFSCETDMLDRSMKAQLREANRSNAKFALILGEEELANEKIVVKNLSTGDQEIIFLNDLCDYLRNKLNNK; encoded by the coding sequence TTGTTTAAATCAATCCGCGGTACAAAAGATATTTTTCTGCCGGAGATTTTTCGATGGCAGAGACTCGAAAGAGTTACACATCAATTGATGAAAAATTACAACTTCACAGAGATCCGCACTCCAATCTTTGAAGAAACTGGTCTCTTTGCTCGAAGCATTGGAAGTGAGACTGATATTGTTGGTAAAGAGATGTACACATTTAAAGATAAAAGCAATGTCAGTCTAACTCTTAAACCCGAGATGACAGCAGCTGTGGTTCGCGCATTTGTTCAACATAATCTGGGTGAACTTAGGCCAGTTAATAAATTTTATTACATCTCACCAATGTTTCGACAGGAAAGGCCGCAATCAGGAAGATTGAGACAGTTTCATCAAATCGGAGCGGAAATTTTCGGCGTGAAAAATTATACCGCCGATGGTGAACTAATAGTTTTAGCCATTGATTTGCTTTCAAAGCTAAATGTTCAAAATCTTGAGCTTCAGCTAAATAGTGTCGGATGTCAAAACTGCCGTCCAAATTTTATTAAGAAACTTGTAGAATACTTCGAACCATTAAAGGATAAACTTTCAGAAGACAGCCAGATACGATTAAAAAAGAATCCTTTACGAATACTTGATTCAAAAGATGAAAGAGATATTGAATTAAAGAAGAGCGCTCCTTCAATATTAGATAATCTATGTGACGAGTGTAAATCGCATTACGAAGGTTTGAAAGAATTCCTTATCCAGAATCAGATTAAGTTCGTTGAAAATCCTTATTTAGTTCGGGGACTTGATTATTACACAAAAACAGCGTTTGAAATTACATCAAGCGATCTCGGTGCTCAAAATGCAATTTGCGGTGGTGGAAGATATGATTTACTTGTTGAACAACTTGGAGGTAAACCAACTCCAGGAGTTGGCTGGGCTTGTGGAATCGAAAGAATTTTACTTGCTTCAGAAAAATATGAACAACCAATTAAGTACGAACTGGATGCTTTCGTTGTAATTCAAAAACCTGAATTTAAGGTGAAAGCATTTCAAATTCTATCTGAACTTAGAAAAAATGATTTTAGCTGTGAAACTGATATGCTCGATCGAAGCATGAAAGCTCAGTTGCGAGAAGCTAATCGATCTAATGCAAAATTTGCTTTAATTCTTGGTGAAGAAGAACTTGCAAATGAAAAAATTGTTGTCAAAAATTTATCGACTGGAGATCAGGAAATAATTTTTTTGAATGACCTGTGTGATTATCTTAGAAATAAATTGAATAACAAATAA
- a CDS encoding PTS sugar transporter subunit IIA, which produces MKVSEYLNEENVLLDVEAKDKYELIDKLIDVAAKSGKILDKEKVREAVYEREKILSTGVGKGFAVPHGKTDAVNDIVLAFAITKEPLDYQALDNQPVRLVMLMVGKDSLVSSHIKLLSRISRLMNNDEFRENLLNAKTKEEVLEIFRKEESNYFDV; this is translated from the coding sequence ATGAAGGTAAGCGAATACTTAAATGAAGAAAATGTATTGTTAGATGTAGAAGCAAAAGATAAATATGAATTAATAGATAAATTAATTGATGTGGCAGCAAAATCCGGGAAAATTCTGGATAAAGAAAAAGTCCGAGAAGCCGTTTACGAGCGGGAAAAGATTTTATCGACAGGAGTTGGTAAAGGGTTTGCTGTTCCACATGGAAAAACAGACGCCGTTAATGATATTGTCCTTGCATTTGCAATCACAAAAGAACCACTCGATTACCAGGCTCTGGATAATCAACCAGTTAGACTTGTAATGTTAATGGTTGGAAAAGACAGTCTTGTGAGTTCTCACATTAAGCTTTTGAGCAGAATTTCAAGATTAATGAATAACGATGAGTTTCGAGAAAATCTTCTTAATGCAAAAACAAAAGAAGAAGTTTTAGAAATCTTCCGAAAAGAAGAATCAAATTATTTTGATGTCTAA